From one Rhizobium lentis genomic stretch:
- a CDS encoding NAD(P)/FAD-dependent oxidoreductase yields the protein MTSGFVELDALVIGAGPGGMTAALYLKRLNRRVVVLDSGCSRALPIPLSRNHPAFPEGIAGAELFRRMRKQLRNLDIEIVAEAVSQVRRSASSGFIVEFAGRSMMAENVVLATGVEDTLPPIDQANDLTRSGHLRFCPICDGYEISGRPVVIIGATEHAASEARFLGSFTNKITIATLGERMNVTEATMARLVDVGVAIRCEKLIHCSRRENGAVDLVMEASATLEGVVLYSALGIRPRSQLAEQLGADLEDEMRIKVDAHQATRVPGLYAVGDVVTGLNQLGVSMAHGEIAAIAVHNRLRRMEESRHLAPGWG from the coding sequence ATGACAAGCGGATTCGTAGAGTTGGATGCCCTCGTTATAGGCGCCGGGCCGGGTGGGATGACGGCCGCTCTGTATCTGAAAAGGCTTAATCGGCGGGTTGTCGTCTTAGACTCGGGTTGCAGTCGCGCACTGCCTATTCCGCTCTCTCGCAATCATCCAGCCTTTCCCGAAGGGATCGCAGGAGCCGAGCTATTCAGGCGCATGAGAAAGCAACTGCGGAACCTCGATATCGAGATCGTGGCCGAGGCGGTATCGCAGGTGCGGCGGAGCGCCAGTTCAGGCTTCATCGTCGAATTCGCCGGCCGCTCGATGATGGCTGAAAATGTCGTCCTCGCGACCGGCGTCGAGGACACGCTGCCGCCCATCGACCAAGCGAACGATCTTACCCGATCGGGACATCTTCGCTTCTGCCCGATCTGCGATGGTTACGAAATCTCTGGTCGACCGGTGGTGATCATTGGTGCGACGGAGCACGCGGCCTCCGAGGCGCGTTTCCTGGGGTCGTTCACGAACAAGATTACCATTGCGACGCTGGGCGAAAGGATGAACGTTACAGAAGCAACCATGGCCCGGCTTGTTGATGTTGGAGTCGCCATACGCTGCGAGAAGTTGATACACTGCTCGCGTCGCGAAAATGGTGCCGTTGACCTTGTCATGGAGGCCTCAGCAACCTTGGAAGGGGTGGTCCTCTATTCGGCATTGGGAATTCGCCCGCGCTCACAGTTGGCGGAGCAACTGGGCGCTGATCTCGAGGACGAGATGCGGATAAAGGTTGATGCACATCAGGCCACGCGGGTCCCGGGACTATATGCGGTCGGGGACGTTGTCACCGGTCTCAACCAGCTCGGCGTGTCAATGGCCCATGGCGAAATAGCGGCCATTGCAGTTCATAATCGTCTTCGGCGAATGGAAGAAAGCCGTCATTTGGCTCCCGGCTGGGGGTGA
- a CDS encoding tripartite tricarboxylate transporter permease, with protein sequence MDLFSNLALGFATAGTLENLFFCLIGVLLGTLIGVLPGIGATATIAMLLPITFQLEPVSSLIMLAGIYYGAQYGGSTTAILINMPGESSSAVTAIDGYQMARKGRAGAALAIAALGSFFAGSVSTFLVAIFAPPLTAIALQFGAAEYFSLMIVGLVSSIALAHGSVVKALAMVALGLLLGLVGTDIYTGTPRFTLGIREYADGLNFVALAVGVFGVAEILRNLEGESTRTVLMAKVSGLLPSRQEFKEMIAPVIRGTAIGSALGILPGGGAILASFASYTVEKRISKTPEEFGKGAVAGVAGPESANNAGAQTSFIPLLTLGIPANPVMALMIGAMIIQGIVPGPNVATEQPALFWGIIASMWIGNLMLVILNLPLIGLWVKLLTVPYYVLFPVIMAFCSIGVYSVNTNVYDLYAVAFFGLIGYVLAKLRCEPAPLLLGFVLGPLLEENLRRAMILSRGDPMTFVTRPISATLLAIAVAVLIVVFLPSVKKKREEVFVEEA encoded by the coding sequence ATGGATCTTTTCAGCAATCTCGCGCTCGGCTTTGCAACGGCAGGCACTCTGGAAAACCTGTTCTTCTGTCTGATTGGCGTCCTGCTCGGCACGCTGATCGGCGTGTTGCCCGGTATCGGTGCTACGGCGACCATCGCCATGCTGCTGCCGATCACCTTCCAGCTGGAGCCTGTCTCCTCGCTCATCATGCTCGCTGGCATCTATTACGGCGCGCAGTACGGCGGCTCGACCACTGCCATCCTGATCAACATGCCGGGCGAATCCTCGTCCGCCGTAACCGCGATCGACGGCTACCAGATGGCCCGCAAAGGCCGGGCCGGCGCAGCACTTGCCATCGCCGCCCTTGGTTCGTTCTTTGCCGGCTCGGTTTCGACCTTTCTCGTCGCGATCTTCGCACCGCCGCTGACCGCTATCGCCCTCCAGTTCGGTGCGGCGGAATATTTCTCTCTGATGATCGTCGGCCTCGTCTCGTCGATCGCACTCGCTCATGGCTCGGTCGTCAAGGCCCTGGCGATGGTGGCGCTCGGGTTGCTGCTCGGCCTCGTCGGCACCGATATTTATACCGGTACGCCGCGTTTCACGCTCGGCATCCGTGAATATGCGGACGGGTTGAACTTCGTGGCGCTCGCCGTCGGCGTCTTCGGGGTGGCGGAAATCCTTCGCAACCTCGAGGGGGAGTCGACACGCACGGTGCTGATGGCCAAGGTTTCCGGCCTCTTGCCCTCGCGTCAGGAATTCAAGGAGATGATCGCGCCTGTAATCCGTGGCACGGCGATCGGCTCGGCGCTCGGCATCCTGCCGGGCGGCGGTGCGATCCTTGCCTCCTTCGCCTCCTATACGGTCGAGAAGCGCATATCGAAGACGCCGGAGGAATTCGGCAAGGGCGCGGTTGCCGGCGTCGCCGGACCGGAATCGGCCAACAATGCCGGCGCGCAGACCTCGTTCATTCCGCTCCTGACGCTCGGCATTCCGGCCAATCCCGTCATGGCGCTGATGATCGGCGCGATGATCATCCAGGGCATCGTACCCGGACCGAATGTCGCCACCGAGCAGCCGGCGCTGTTCTGGGGCATCATCGCCTCGATGTGGATCGGCAATCTGATGCTCGTCATCCTCAACCTGCCGCTGATCGGGCTCTGGGTGAAGCTTTTGACCGTGCCCTATTACGTGCTCTTCCCGGTCATCATGGCCTTCTGCTCGATCGGGGTCTACAGCGTCAACACGAACGTCTACGACCTCTATGCCGTCGCCTTCTTCGGCCTGATCGGCTACGTCCTGGCGAAACTCCGCTGCGAGCCGGCGCCGCTCCTGCTCGGCTTCGTGCTCGGGCCGCTGCTCGAGGAAAATCTCAGGCGCGCCATGATCCTGTCTCGTGGCGATCCGATGACCTTTGTCACCCGGCCGATCAGCGCCACCCTTCTGGCGATCGCGGTCGCCGTGCTCATCGTCGTCTTCCTGCCGAGCGTCAAGAAGAAGCGCGAGGAGGTCTTCGTCGAAGAGGCTTGA
- a CDS encoding UbiA family prenyltransferase, whose protein sequence is MNELHHEFQLRRDFLPRAEEDEWPQPEPAALPVDSPPDLQKPLSPRPLVVDLDGTLVRSDLLIETAFSELSRRPHSIVDFIRSLSVGKAYLKHRLSQPADFDPSILPYDAEVLKVIKGAREEGRSVYLASATHERLVCAVADHLGLFTGWFATNETINCVAEAKAAKLVAAFGEGGFDYIGNDPADLSVWRHAAKAYAIRTSAAVARELSRQCDNVEHLSHDKPTWRIWARSLRVHQYVKNGLVFIPLLTNQLLTLHSLANAALAFVAFSLCASGVYLLNDLVDLQDDRRHKTKCRRPLACGEIPLSHALLAIPILLLMSLTIAAMVSPVFVLVLAGYFALTTAYSFFLKRKMILDVVALASLYTTRVIGGAAAVSVWPSPWLLAFMMSWFLSLALVKRYTELISRRAAHLPDSKSRDYRKADIGMVGALAAGAGMNALTLFALYAASDSAQDIYARPAMLWLAGPILACWIARTLMLAHRGQMLDDPVVFAIRDKVSLATLGAAGVLVVAAM, encoded by the coding sequence TTGAACGAGCTGCATCATGAATTCCAGCTACGAAGAGATTTTCTGCCGAGAGCCGAGGAGGACGAGTGGCCTCAACCTGAGCCCGCGGCATTGCCGGTGGATAGTCCACCGGACCTGCAAAAACCGCTGTCGCCCCGCCCGTTAGTGGTTGATCTCGACGGCACCCTGGTGCGATCGGACCTCCTGATCGAGACGGCCTTCTCGGAGCTCAGCCGTCGGCCCCATTCGATCGTCGATTTCATCAGGTCGCTGTCCGTTGGAAAGGCGTATCTGAAGCACCGCCTTTCGCAACCAGCGGATTTCGATCCGTCTATCCTTCCTTATGACGCGGAAGTGCTGAAGGTCATCAAGGGCGCACGGGAGGAGGGGCGTTCAGTTTATCTCGCTTCTGCAACCCACGAGCGGCTGGTTTGCGCGGTTGCCGACCACCTCGGCCTCTTCACTGGCTGGTTTGCAACGAACGAAACGATCAACTGTGTCGCCGAGGCGAAGGCGGCCAAGCTCGTCGCCGCCTTCGGGGAGGGTGGCTTCGACTATATCGGGAATGATCCGGCCGACTTGTCAGTCTGGCGCCATGCCGCAAAGGCTTATGCCATAAGGACATCGGCGGCCGTTGCGCGAGAGCTTTCGCGCCAGTGCGACAACGTCGAGCATCTTAGCCACGACAAACCGACATGGCGGATTTGGGCGCGTTCGTTGCGGGTGCATCAATACGTCAAGAACGGGTTGGTCTTTATTCCGCTACTGACAAATCAGCTCCTTACCCTACATAGCCTTGCGAATGCCGCCCTGGCTTTCGTGGCTTTTTCACTTTGTGCCTCGGGCGTTTATCTCCTGAACGACCTGGTCGACCTGCAGGACGACCGGCGTCATAAAACCAAATGCCGCCGACCCCTTGCCTGTGGCGAAATCCCGCTGTCGCACGCCCTTTTGGCAATCCCGATCCTGCTTTTGATGTCGCTTACGATCGCGGCCATGGTGTCACCAGTCTTCGTGCTCGTACTCGCGGGATATTTCGCCTTGACCACCGCCTACTCTTTCTTCCTCAAGCGGAAGATGATCCTGGACGTGGTGGCTCTCGCCTCTCTTTACACCACACGGGTGATCGGCGGCGCTGCCGCCGTCTCGGTGTGGCCATCTCCCTGGCTGCTTGCCTTCATGATGAGCTGGTTCCTCTCGCTCGCTTTGGTGAAGCGATACACCGAGCTCATCTCGCGCCGCGCCGCGCACCTGCCGGACTCCAAGAGCCGGGACTACAGGAAGGCGGATATCGGTATGGTGGGTGCCCTGGCAGCTGGAGCGGGAATGAACGCGCTCACGTTATTTGCCCTCTATGCCGCAAGCGACAGTGCCCAAGACATCTACGCCCGGCCAGCAATGTTATGGCTGGCAGGACCGATCCTTGCCTGCTGGATCGCCCGCACCCTGATGCTCGCCCACCGGGGTCAGATGCTCGACGATCCAGTAGTCTTCGCGATCCGGGACAAGGTCAGCCTCGCCACGCTCGGCGCCGCCGGCGTACTTGTCGTTGCCGCGATGTGA
- a CDS encoding tripartite tricarboxylate transporter substrate-binding protein — MKILKAMLGLTAAAAVSLLAGVASAQTYPERTITMVVPFAAGGPTDTVARLVAESMSKDLGQQIVVENVGGAGGTLGAGRVANADPDGYTILLHHIGMATSATLYRKLAYDTLGAFEYVGLVTEVPMTIVARKDFEPTDLKGLIDYVKANKDKVTVANAGIGAASHLCGMMFMSAIQTPLTTVPYKGTGPAMTDLLGGQVDIMCDQSTNTTKQITGGTIKAYAVTSPKRLDVLKDIPTAVEAGLPGFEVGIWHGIYTPKGTPAEVNDRLSKSLQVALKDPNVGARFAELGTVPSSDADATPAALKAKLESEIARWKPVIEAAGEYAD; from the coding sequence ATGAAAATACTGAAGGCCATGCTCGGCCTGACCGCGGCTGCCGCGGTCTCTCTTCTCGCTGGCGTCGCTTCGGCGCAGACCTATCCCGAGCGCACCATCACCATGGTCGTGCCCTTTGCTGCCGGCGGCCCCACCGACACGGTCGCGCGCCTCGTCGCCGAATCCATGTCGAAGGATCTCGGCCAGCAGATCGTCGTTGAAAATGTCGGCGGTGCGGGCGGCACGCTCGGCGCCGGCCGCGTAGCGAATGCCGATCCCGATGGCTACACCATCCTGCTGCACCATATCGGCATGGCGACCAGCGCCACGCTCTACCGCAAGCTCGCCTATGACACGCTCGGCGCCTTCGAGTATGTCGGTCTCGTCACCGAAGTGCCGATGACGATCGTCGCGCGCAAGGATTTCGAGCCGACCGATCTCAAGGGCCTGATTGATTATGTCAAGGCCAACAAGGACAAGGTGACCGTCGCCAATGCCGGCATCGGTGCCGCTTCGCACCTTTGCGGCATGATGTTCATGAGCGCCATTCAGACCCCGCTCACGACCGTTCCCTACAAGGGAACCGGCCCCGCGATGACCGATCTGCTCGGCGGCCAGGTCGACATCATGTGCGACCAGTCCACCAACACGACGAAGCAGATCACGGGCGGCACGATCAAGGCCTATGCCGTGACCTCGCCGAAGCGTCTCGACGTGCTGAAGGATATTCCGACGGCCGTCGAGGCCGGTCTGCCTGGCTTCGAAGTCGGCATCTGGCACGGCATCTACACGCCGAAGGGTACGCCGGCTGAGGTCAACGATCGCCTGTCGAAGTCGCTGCAGGTGGCGCTGAAAGATCCGAATGTCGGTGCCCGTTTCGCCGAGCTCGGCACAGTGCCATCTTCCGACGCCGATGCGACGCCCGCTGCTTTGAAAGCCAAGCTCGAAAGCGAGATCGCCCGGTGGAAGCCGGTGATCGAGGCAGCTGGCGAATACGCCGACTGA
- a CDS encoding SLC13 family permease produces MTTQQIIAFSVIALMMAVFIWDRFRYDVVACCALVLAVATGIVPPEKAFSGFSDDIVVIVGSALIVSAGVARSGIVDSAIKRFFPNLNTLYAQLALLMIAVAILSAFIKNIGALAIMMPVAFQFAKKSGASPSKYLMPMSFAALLGGLMTQIGTSPNIVVSRLREEMTGASFTMFDFTPVGGILTVVGIAFLLFFHWLVPSRTKQNSSIEDAIEIKNYTSEVAITHQSTLLEQALSDLLKLGDGEVIATAVLRGGTRMAAFPDLTLRNDDIVMLEGPSAAIDRIVSQGKLKLSGKPLPQDGQREADIISLEAIVSQESSLAGLSAKELALSYTRGVNLLAISRRGERLKERLGSLTLSTGDVLLLQGSRASLTALLQDFGLLPLAQREVLLGTRRRAFVPLLILALAMAATAVGLAPVSVAFFTAALGMVVFRAIPLADIYKSVDGPILMMLAALIPVSDSLRTSGGSDLIAGWLGEVAMNLPAWGALGLILLTAMAVTPFLNNAATVLVMAPIAASFATNLGFRPEAFLMAVAVGAGCDFLTPVGHQCNTLVFGPGGYKFSDYPRLGLPLSALIILVSVPALLFVWPVN; encoded by the coding sequence ATGACGACACAGCAGATAATCGCATTTTCGGTCATCGCGCTCATGATGGCGGTCTTTATATGGGATCGCTTCCGCTATGATGTTGTCGCGTGTTGCGCGCTGGTGTTGGCGGTCGCGACTGGGATCGTGCCACCGGAAAAAGCGTTTTCCGGATTTTCGGACGACATTGTCGTCATCGTTGGCAGCGCGCTGATCGTCAGCGCGGGCGTGGCTCGGTCGGGCATAGTCGATTCGGCCATCAAGAGATTCTTCCCGAACCTGAACACGCTTTACGCGCAGCTCGCGCTCTTGATGATAGCAGTGGCGATCCTTTCTGCTTTCATCAAAAATATCGGCGCGCTCGCGATCATGATGCCTGTCGCCTTTCAGTTCGCAAAAAAATCCGGTGCCTCTCCATCGAAATACCTGATGCCGATGTCGTTTGCTGCTTTGCTTGGCGGACTTATGACGCAGATCGGCACGTCGCCCAATATCGTCGTGTCGCGGCTGCGGGAGGAGATGACGGGAGCCTCCTTCACCATGTTCGACTTCACACCTGTAGGCGGTATTCTAACGGTTGTCGGCATCGCCTTTCTTTTGTTTTTCCATTGGTTGGTGCCAAGCCGCACCAAGCAGAACAGCTCGATCGAAGATGCAATAGAGATCAAGAACTACACGAGCGAAGTCGCAATCACGCACCAGTCGACGCTGCTGGAGCAGGCACTGAGTGACCTCCTGAAGCTCGGCGATGGTGAGGTCATAGCCACGGCCGTGCTGCGCGGCGGCACCCGGATGGCTGCATTCCCCGATCTCACACTCCGCAATGACGATATCGTCATGCTGGAAGGTCCCTCGGCAGCGATAGACCGCATCGTCTCCCAAGGGAAACTGAAGCTCTCCGGCAAGCCTCTTCCGCAAGATGGCCAGCGGGAAGCGGACATCATTTCGCTCGAGGCAATCGTCAGTCAGGAATCGTCACTCGCTGGCCTTTCGGCAAAAGAACTGGCGCTTTCCTATACGCGCGGGGTCAACCTTCTGGCGATCAGCCGGCGCGGTGAACGCCTCAAGGAACGGCTGGGAAGCTTGACCCTGAGCACGGGCGATGTGCTCCTCTTGCAAGGCAGCCGGGCAAGCCTGACTGCTCTTCTGCAGGATTTCGGCCTTCTGCCACTCGCCCAGCGAGAAGTGCTGCTCGGCACCCGCCGCCGCGCCTTCGTTCCGCTTCTCATCCTGGCGCTCGCCATGGCGGCAACTGCCGTCGGCCTCGCGCCGGTGTCGGTGGCTTTCTTCACAGCCGCCCTCGGCATGGTTGTTTTCCGGGCTATCCCACTCGCCGATATCTATAAATCGGTCGATGGCCCGATCCTGATGATGCTCGCAGCCCTCATTCCTGTCTCGGATTCGTTGCGCACCTCCGGCGGCAGCGATTTGATCGCCGGCTGGTTGGGTGAGGTGGCGATGAATCTGCCGGCATGGGGTGCGCTTGGCCTGATTTTGCTAACGGCCATGGCCGTCACACCCTTCCTCAACAACGCCGCCACGGTTCTCGTGATGGCGCCGATCGCCGCCAGCTTTGCAACGAATCTAGGCTTCAGACCGGAAGCCTTCCTGATGGCGGTAGCGGTTGGCGCGGGTTGCGACTTCCTCACGCCTGTCGGCCATCAATGCAACACGCTCGTCTTCGGTCCTGGCGGTTACAAGTTTTCCGACTATCCGCGTCTCGGCCTGCCGCTGTCGGCGTTGATCATTCTCGTTAGCGTGCCGGCGCTGCTGTTTGTCTGGCCGGTCAACTAG
- a CDS encoding M20 aminoacylase family protein — protein MSIPVGIKDDLPFLTALRRDLHAHPELGFEEKRTAGIVAEILEEAGITVHRGLAGTGVVGTLQVGNGTRRIGLRADMDALAMPEMAERPYKSKSPGKMHACGHDGHTAMLIGAARYLAATRVFSGTVHFIFQPAEEGRGGAKRMVEEGLFRLFPCDAVYGLHNMPGLSIDEIAIVQGPQLASSDSWHVTFRGVGTHGAKPHLGRDPITAAGTFLSSLQTIAGRVVDPLQPAVVSACFLQAGDSKALNVIPDIVEIGGTARAYTPEVRDQLETEIGRLASGTAAMYGISADYRFERRIPPVVNDADATARALAAAGSTFGEKVRTIFPPSTAGDDFAFFAENAPGCYAWLGNGPAVDGALHHNTAYDFNDGALGYGTAYWAALVERELKLEPAFNAA, from the coding sequence ATGAGCATCCCCGTCGGGATCAAGGACGATCTGCCGTTCCTCACCGCCTTGCGCCGCGATCTGCACGCCCATCCCGAACTTGGCTTCGAGGAGAAACGCACTGCCGGGATCGTCGCCGAAATTCTCGAGGAGGCCGGCATCACAGTGCATCGCGGGCTTGCCGGCACCGGCGTTGTCGGAACGCTGCAAGTCGGCAATGGCACGCGCAGGATCGGGCTGAGGGCCGACATGGATGCCCTCGCCATGCCGGAAATGGCGGAGCGGCCCTATAAATCGAAATCTCCGGGAAAGATGCATGCCTGCGGCCATGACGGCCATACGGCAATGTTGATCGGCGCCGCGCGGTATCTGGCGGCGACGCGGGTTTTTTCCGGCACGGTGCATTTCATCTTTCAGCCGGCAGAAGAAGGCCGCGGCGGTGCAAAACGCATGGTGGAAGAGGGGCTTTTCCGGCTTTTCCCCTGCGATGCCGTTTATGGCCTGCACAATATGCCGGGGCTGTCGATTGACGAGATCGCCATCGTCCAGGGGCCGCAGCTAGCTTCCTCCGACAGCTGGCACGTCACATTTCGTGGGGTCGGCACGCATGGCGCCAAGCCGCATCTCGGCCGCGATCCGATCACGGCAGCCGGTACCTTCCTATCATCACTGCAAACAATCGCCGGACGGGTGGTCGATCCGCTGCAACCGGCCGTCGTCAGCGCCTGTTTCCTGCAGGCGGGTGACAGCAAGGCACTGAACGTTATTCCTGATATCGTCGAGATCGGGGGTACGGCGCGCGCCTATACGCCCGAGGTGCGTGATCAGCTGGAAACTGAGATCGGCCGATTGGCGAGCGGAACGGCTGCCATGTACGGCATATCAGCCGATTATCGTTTCGAGCGGCGCATTCCCCCTGTCGTCAATGATGCGGATGCAACCGCCCGGGCACTTGCCGCCGCCGGCTCGACATTTGGCGAGAAGGTGCGGACAATCTTTCCACCCTCGACTGCCGGGGACGACTTCGCCTTCTTCGCGGAGAATGCGCCTGGTTGTTATGCCTGGTTGGGGAACGGGCCGGCGGTGGATGGAGCGCTGCATCACAACACGGCTTATGATTTCAACGACGGGGCGCTTGGATATGGGACAGCTTACTGGGCGGCGCTGGTGGAGCGGGAGTTGAAGCTTGAACCGGCATTCAATGCCGCGTAA
- a CDS encoding GtrA family protein — MARQSSERSTSAGIAARYFAFAMLSTAANFAVQAAVMELAPSPSLMPSILAGTAAGFGLKYLLDKRWIFFDGYTSYGDEMLKVVLYGVFSVLTTLIFWGFEIAFWTIWKTELAKYTGGALGLAIGYISKYTLDRKFVFKPEEA, encoded by the coding sequence ATGGCTCGTCAGTCCTCAGAGCGAAGCACTTCTGCAGGCATCGCAGCCCGCTACTTCGCCTTCGCCATGCTCTCCACCGCCGCCAACTTTGCGGTCCAGGCTGCTGTCATGGAGCTGGCGCCGTCGCCGAGCCTCATGCCATCGATCCTCGCAGGGACCGCCGCCGGCTTCGGCTTGAAATACCTCCTCGACAAACGGTGGATCTTCTTCGACGGCTACACGTCGTACGGCGACGAGATGCTGAAAGTGGTGCTTTACGGCGTGTTCAGTGTCCTGACGACGCTCATATTCTGGGGCTTTGAAATTGCTTTTTGGACGATCTGGAAGACCGAACTTGCAAAATACACCGGCGGAGCGCTCGGTTTGGCGATCGGCTATATCTCAAAATACACACTGGACCGGAAATTCGTCTTCAAACCAGAGGAGGCGTAA
- a CDS encoding tripartite tricarboxylate transporter TctB family protein: protein MKSISLDSTNAICGALFVATGAFFAYQSVGLDLGTALRMGPGYFPFILGCALILLGAIIFIQALRVEGEPIDPFAWRGMLFILPAPVFFGLTVRGLGFAPALFFTAFIACFASRKMNVVYAIILSLLLTIFSVAVFSYGLGLPFERFGPWVRF from the coding sequence ATGAAATCCATCAGTCTCGATAGCACCAATGCGATTTGCGGTGCGCTTTTCGTCGCGACCGGCGCTTTCTTTGCCTATCAGTCGGTCGGGCTCGACCTCGGCACGGCATTGCGCATGGGCCCCGGTTATTTCCCGTTCATCCTCGGCTGCGCGCTGATACTGCTCGGCGCGATTATCTTCATCCAGGCGCTGCGCGTCGAGGGGGAACCGATCGATCCCTTCGCCTGGCGCGGCATGCTCTTCATTCTGCCGGCTCCCGTCTTCTTCGGGCTGACGGTGCGCGGGCTCGGATTTGCGCCGGCGCTGTTCTTCACTGCCTTCATCGCCTGCTTCGCATCGCGAAAGATGAATGTGGTGTATGCGATCATCCTGTCGCTGCTGCTGACGATCTTTTCGGTCGCGGTCTTCAGCTATGGGCTCGGGCTGCCGTTCGAGCGCTTCGGCCCCTGGGTCCGGTTCTAG